A region from the Desulfoglaeba alkanexedens ALDC genome encodes:
- a CDS encoding DUF2065 domain-containing protein — translation MEYWLTVVGLICFLEGLPYLAFPEQIKRWLRQVVQMPPAQLRVMGGVLMVVGLFFVYVGRRHGG, via the coding sequence ATGGAATACTGGCTCACCGTTGTGGGACTCATCTGCTTTCTGGAAGGACTGCCCTATCTGGCGTTTCCCGAGCAGATCAAGCGCTGGCTCCGCCAGGTCGTCCAGATGCCTCCCGCACAGCTCCGGGTCATGGGCGGAGTGCTCATGGTGGTGGGGCTGTTTTTCGTTTACGTGGGGCGCCGTCATGGCGGATAG